A stretch of the Ornithodoros turicata isolate Travis chromosome 4, ASM3712646v1, whole genome shotgun sequence genome encodes the following:
- the LOC135391750 gene encoding alpha-L-fucosidase-like, producing MWMGTVLGLTADVMTSYALLLLCAWVPFSQARYEPNWKSLDTRPLPPWYDEAKIGIFLHWGVFSVPSYLTEWFWMKWVSKDPAAVKFMKDNYRPNFTYPEFASQFTAEFFDPGQWADIFAGAGARYVVLTSKHHEGYTLWPSKVSWNWNSMDVGPKRDLVGDLADAIRAKTDIHFGVYHSLLEWFNPLYLQDKENKWKTRIFPHAKTMVELHELVEKYKPDIVWSDGDWEAVDTYWNSTGFLAWLYNDSPVRDRVVVNDRWGSNTPCKHGDFYDCKDRYDPGVLQKHKWESCITIDKKSWGYRRDATLQEYLTIEELLEEVVKTISCYGNILINVGPTKDGLIAPVFQERLSQLGSWLKVNGEGLYASKPWKYQNDSYTPGVWYTQKDGNVYAYVLQWPKGNVLALESLQLDAGSRVTLLGCDHCDLDWAKRQEGGVIVKFPALTPDAMPSQWAWTLKIQGAAD from the exons ATGTGGATGG GCACAGTGTTAGGCCTAACGGCGGACGTTATGACTTCGTACGCGTTACTCTTGCTGTGTGCCTGGGTTCCCTTCAGCCAAGCCCGTTATGAACCAAACTGGAAGTCTCTGGACACGCGGCCGCTGCCTCCGTGGTACGACGAGGCCAAGATCGGGATCTTTCTGCACTGGGGTGTGTTTTCCGTGCCAAGCTACCTGACGGAATGGTTCTGGATGAAGTGGGTGAGCAAAGACCCGGCCGCCGTGAAGTTCATGAAGGATAACTACAGGCCAAACTTCACCTACCCCGAGTTTGCGTCCCAGTTCACGGCGGAGTTCTTTGACCCGGGGCAGTGGGCGGATATTTTCGCTGGAGCAGGAGCGCG TTACGTGGTCCTGACGAGCAAGCATCACGAAGGGTACACATTGTGGCCTTCGAAAGTGTCCTGGAACTGGAATTCCATGGACGTTGGACCGAAGAGAGATCTAGTAG GTGACCTCGCTGACGCCATAAGGGCCAAGACCGACATTCACTTCGGCGTGTACCACTCCCTGTTGGAATGGTTCAACCCGTTATACCTACAAGACAAGGAAAACAAGTGGAAGACCCGTATCTTCCCTCAC GCAAAAACGATGGTGGAACTACACGAGCTGGTGGAAAAGTACAAGCCAGACATAGTGTGGTCGGATGGCGATTGGGAAGCAGTGGACACCTATTGGAACAGCACTGGATTCCTGGCTTGGCTATACAACGACAG TCCCGTTCGTGATAGGGTGGTCGTAAACGATCGCTGGGGAAGCAACACTCCTTGCAAGCATGGTGACTTTTACGACTGCAAAGACCGCTACGATCCAG GAGTGCTACAAAAGCACAAGTGGGAAAGCTGCATCACCATCGATAAGAAATCTTGGGGTTATCGCAGAGACGCTACTCTACAGGAGTACCTCACCATTGAAGAGCTTCTCGAGGAAGTTGTCAAGACAATCAG CTGCTATGGTAACATCCTCATCAATGTGGGTCCCACCAAAGACGGCCTCATCGCTCCTGTGTTCCAAGAGAGGCTTTCGCAGCTGGGATCGTGGCTGAAAGTGAATGGAGAAGGACTCTACGCGTCAAAGCCTTGGAAGTACCAGAACGACAGCTATACTCCCGGAGTCTG GTACACACAGAAGGATGGCAATGTATATGCTTACGTGCTTCAATGGCCCAAGGGAAATGTCCTGGCACTGGAATCTCTACAACTGGATGCTGGATCTCGCGTGACTCTCCTAGGTTGCGACCATTGTGACCTTGACTGGGCCAAGAGGCAAGAAGGAGGAGTGATCGTCAAGTTCCCTGCGTTAACGCCTGACGCTATGCCGTCGCAATGGGCGTGGACTCTAAAGATACAGGGAGCTGCAGACTAG